GATCCAATGCTAATTCGTCTTCTAGAACCTCTTTATAATAAATTTCTAATAGTCTTTCAGCTGTGTCTTCCCTCTGCTCCCTAGAAATGACTGGAACAAGATAATCATCAAGGGGATAAGGAGTATTAGTCTTTTTATACCGAGAGTAACTAAGAGTCCCCATTTCATGTCTCTCTTCATCTATTTTGAAGAAGGCATGCAAGTTCGCCCAGGGAGTAAAATGCTCCCACCAATCGTCAGCTTCAACTGTAACTAGCCCGGTCATTCTCACTTGAATGATAAGCTCTAATTCATTCGGTTTATAATCATTAATGAAAATTCTAGCGATAACTAGATTAATTAATTCTATTTCCTTAAAATCAGAACGATTATAATATGCTAACCCAAACTTTCTAGGGTTTTCTTTTAATAGCAAAATTATTTGAGTTTCTATTTCATGTTTATAATTATCTTCTATCAATCGTTTAAATGACAGCAATTCACCACTCCTTAACCGAACGTTTGTTCCTTTGATTTTATCATCTTTTTCAAATCTTTCAACTATACAAAAAAAAATCTAAAGAAAAGACACACTAAACAAAGTTAGCGTGCCTTTTCTTTAACTAATCCAATAACCCTTCGATTATTTCTACAATATCATCATTTTGAAGCTGTGCTTTAAACTCTACATTCATACTATCTGCTTTCTTCGTTTCAAAAAATATTTGAGCAGATTTGATTTAATTTTTTTGAAAATTTTTCCTATTTTAAGTCTTTTGTTTTCGCTTTTGTTTCAATAATAAAAGCAACCCAGTATTCTTCTTCACTATCATCCAGAACATACCAATATTTTTTTCTTGGATACAGAGATACGTTTGGCATTCTCCTCATCAAGTCCAAGTTTTTTCAGACAAGTGATTTTCGTCCTTCCTTTCTTCCAACGTTTAGGAATCAGTTGTCTCAATCAACGCTGTTATTACGATATTCCACCGCTCACAAGACCTCCTCAAGTAAGAATGATAACCTTTCATTCTGCCGTATTCATCACTCATTGAATAAATAAATAAAAATTAATTATAGCATAAATAATACCCACTCAGCTAAAGTTTGCTGGGGGGTATTATAATAGAATGATTGTATTATTATTTTACTTCATAGAGACGATTTAATACCGTTTCGTAATCTTCCTCAATTAATGAAGCCAAATAATGGACAAAAAACTTAGAGGGGATGGCTTTATCCTCTTCCGCGCGTTTAATGAAGTTTACATTTACCTTTAAACGCTCAGCAAGTTCTTCTTGTGTCATGCTATGCTCTTCACGGATCGATTGTAGAATGTCTCCAAAGTTTTCTTTCTGAGGATAGAAAGTTTCTTCTTTGTCAATAAAAGTAGTAGTGCCGGCTAATCCTTTTTCAGCGAATTCTTTGATTAGCTGTTCTATTTCATTGCGTGTGTTAACAAAAGCTTGTAAAATCTCTGTCTCGGTTCCTACTGCCATGGTAGGGTCATCTATGCCCCAATGAAGGTGCTTAGTACGCGGAGGTACGTTGGGGCATCTTTCGTAAGCATCTTTACAAAGCGTCACCACGATATCTGCTGCTTGATATAATTTCAAATTGATTAATTTAGATGTTTGCTCTGAAATATCAATGTCGATATCTTTCATAACTTGGATAGCTATCGGATGAACGGAACTTACTTCGATACCTGCGCTATGAACTTCATAATCGTCTGATAAATATGTTTTGGCTAAACCTTCAGC
This window of the Fundicoccus culcitae genome carries:
- a CDS encoding arsenate reductase/protein-tyrosine-phosphatase family protein, with the protein product MTKKVIYFLCTRNSARSQIAEGLAKTYLSDDYEVHSAGIEVSSVHPIAIQVMKDIDIDISEQTSKLINLKLYQAADIVVTLCKDAYERCPNVPPRTKHLHWGIDDPTMAVGTETEILQAFVNTRNEIEQLIKEFAEKGLAGTTTFIDKEETFYPQKENFGDILQSIREEHSMTQEELAERLKVNVNFIKRAEEDKAIPSKFFVHYLASLIEEDYETVLNRLYEVK